Part of the Gavia stellata isolate bGavSte3 chromosome 28, bGavSte3.hap2, whole genome shotgun sequence genome, ACTCAGCAGCCGCAGCTGCATCCCTGCGCAGCAGCCGCAGAGCTGGGGTGATGGGCCACCATGCCCTGCAGCCCTCCGCTGACCGTGCTGCCTGTGGGGAATGAGGGCCAGATTCAGGCAGTACCTggcccagcagagcagctgccccCACTCCCTGCCCAGCTTGTGGCCTCGGgcagcccctctcccttcctccaccGGCCCCACGGCAGTGCCGGGGTTGGCCCCACAGCTGGCTCCCCCAGCCgtgcccggggctgccccacaGACATGCTACTGTCTCCCTGCATTGCCTGGCCCCACGCTGGCCCTGTCCCCTGCCACGGCCAGTGGGCTCTGCCCCGGTGCCCatacctgctccagctgcccgGCTGGCCCCACAGCGGGGCTCAGCCCCCGGCGCAGCCTGGCGCAGGCCCGGCGCTGGCTGCGTGGGAGGAGAGCTGGCAGCCAGCGCTTCCTGCGTGCGCATCCCGGCACCACAGGCTCCCAGGGACAGTGTTGACCCAACCGCTGTAGCAAAGCCAGAGCTACGGCTGATGCGCTTAACCCCTTCTGGGGCTCCGGCAGTGGGGCCAGGGCCCGGGCCACGGCACCCACAGCTGGAGGCTGCCGTGGACCCCCTGCTGCCGGGCAGGGCCCAGGGCCGAGCTGGGCCGCGCCGCTTCGCTGCGGCACCGGGCATGACCCGGCCACGAGCCCCTTCTGCCGGCTCCTCCGGCGGGCAGGCGCCCCGAGGGCCAGCGGGACAGGCCTGCCCGAGCACCGTGCcctcctgcccgccgggcccTGCCTGCGCCAGCAGCCCGTGGTGCTGCCCGCGGGCCCCGGGCTCGGCCCCGCAGCGGGCCGAGCCGCCCTCCCGGGACGGGCCTTGGCACTGCGGCgcggaggggccggggccggggccggggccgcggggcagcTCCACGCCGCGGCCAGTGCAACCGCGGGGCCGCCGGCACCAGCACGCTCTGCCCGGCACGGAGCCTGTGCCCGGCGCCGGCGGGCTGCACACGGTGCCGGTGCCCAGGCCGGGTGCAGGCAGTGCCCGGTGCACCGTGCCGGCGTGGCTCCGGGAGCACCGGCCCCGCTAGAGCCCGGCCGTGCGGCGCCCCCGGAACTCCCCCCCGTGCGGCGCGCGCCCCCGCCCGGCAGATGACGCaagcggcggccccgccgccccgggcgcGCTGGCTCCGCCCCGGGCCGCGCGCGGCGATTGGCGGGGGCCGGTGACGCGCCGGGGCCGGcccgcccggggcggcggcggcggcggcggcggcggcggcggggccggtcccgctcccgctcccggtCTCGGTCTCGGTCCCGGTCCCGGCGGCGGCCGGTGCGCGGcgcgggagggcggcgggccGGTCCCGTCCtggtcccgtcccgtcccgtcccgtcccgtcccgtcccggtCCCGTCGGGGCGATGCCGTTCCCGGGCGGGCTGTGGTGGCTGCTGTGCTGCCGGCAGGGCTTCACGCTGCTCCGGCGGGATTACGGCGATGCGGACCGGGAGGCGGACGGCGaggccgaggaggaggaggcgtCCTTCGAGCTCCGCGCCCAGGGAGACCAGGTGGGGCCCGCACCGGCTCCGGGACTGGCACGGCGCGGCGGGACCGGCGGTGCGCGGCTCCTCGCGGCCGGGGCGCCCGGCTCTGCCCGGCTCTGCCCGGCTCTGCCCGGCTCGGCGCCGCCGTCCGGCACGTCCTCGCTGGTCCCGCCGCCCGGGCTGCCCTTGGCGCGTCCCCGCTGACGGCCGGGGGGGTCTCCGCGGGGTGCCGGCGGGTCGGCCGGGCGGGTGCGGGGGAGCCGCTGCCCCGGGCAGGCTCCGTGCGGGCGCTGGGCGTCCAGGAGCCCGCGGGGCAGAGCCGAGGGGTGCGGGGCCCTGCGGGGGCCGCTGCAGGCTGGATCCCGGTGCGGGGCTCCCGACGTGGGGCCCTTGCTGGTGCCGCAGTGGCGGGACCCGGGCGCCGgttgggtgctggggtgcagccGAAGCCGGGGCGCTGCCGGGCTGGCTGGGCAGCGGAGCCACCCATGGAGCTGTGTGCTGCCCTGCCTGTGTTGCCCTGCCCTTGCCAGCTCCTCGGGGAAGGGAGCCGTGGGGCTGGCGGTGCTGGATCCTGCACAGGGGTCATACCTGCCCTGTGCCACTGCCGAGGTCAGGTTGGCCGGGGTGCAGAGGGTCCTCGCGGGACGGGTTCCTCGGGACCAGCTGCAGCTCCGCACAGACCTGCTGGAGCAGGCCGGGGCTGTTCCTGGCACACGGTGCCCTGGGAGCACGTGCCGGGTGCGGGGAGCAGGCCTGGATCTCCCCGCTCCGGCTGCTTCCTCTGTTTAGGGAAGCAAAGTGGCGGAAACCCACGCTTCCTCTGGCCGGGCTGCGTGGGGAACGGCTGATAGCGTGGGGTGGCGGGGGGAACCCCCGCTCCCAGGGgttcctcctgcctgtcccagctgcctcctgcaccTGGAGCCATGGGGCTGCATCCCTGCCCAGAGGGGACATGGGAGGTCGTGACAGCCCAGCCCCACTtgctgcagcccctctccccctgcccaccACAGGGTCTGCAGCACGGCCCTGCTGCCAccaggctgccctggctgctgagggctgggggcagccctgAGCACCCCCCACCAGCCATCCCCTGGCAGCAGGTCTCCTTCCCTAGTGGTGGCAGCCCCGTGGGACAGCGGGCATCACggacagcagcagggctgcagctgggcccTCCGGGCACCAGTGGCAGTGCCAAGGGCAGGAGACATCTTTGGGCTTCCCGCGTCCCATGGGCCGTGCTGGCTCCGGAGGTCTGGGCTGGCGTGGGCGGCCGTGACGccagctccccagggagccCTTCGTCGTGGCCGGGGGGTCCTTGGAAACCCGCAGCGCCGGCCACCCCTTCCTGGGAGCGtgggagcagctgccctggTCTTGCTGCCGCGTCTCCTCTCCCGTTTATTTATATCCCTGAGAAGGAGCCGGCCAccgctgcctcctcctcccgcgGGCCGTGGCCAAGGAGCTGGGCACCGTCTCTGTGCCCACAGCTGTGTGGGAGCACGTGGAGCCCTCTCCCGCAGTGGCCTCGGCAGCAGCATGGTTGCTGGAGAAGCTGGCCCCGTGCATGGGCGCCGGCGCCATGCGACAGGTGCCCTTAATGCCATGGGTCAgcggcacccagccctgccccgcggCACAGCCGTACCTGCAGCAgcttccccctccccgctgcTATTTTTAGCAGCCGTCTCTTTTTCTTGGCGTTTCGTGGCGCGCTCTGGCCTGTCGCGCCTCCGGCTGCCCTGTtgggctgcagctggcaggagcGCCCGcacatctccctgggcagcgtCCGCCAGCGCTGCTGTGTCCCCGCACCCTGCTCTGCCGGGgcaccctgcccagcccagtGCCTGCCCGTGCCTGGGCCCTGCCTTGTGTCCCAGCACGTGTGCCAGGGTCATCACATGAGCGGCACCGTCCATGTCAAGTTGTGCTGCGTGAGGAGGAACCAGCCCCCGTCCCACTGCGGGGCCCGGGACTTCCCTGCGCCGCATCCCACCGCTGCGGGCAGGAAGTCAGTGGCCCCATTACAATGGGACTTTGTGCCGTAAGCGTATTACTCAGCACTGACCTTGTGCAATTCTGCACGGTATTCAGCCTGCCGGGTCAGCCAAGGATACGCAGCCAGCATACCCGGTGGCTGCCCCCATCCCCCCGGGgtgccccagctgcagccctggctcctgctgtggctgggggGGCACCAGGGCTCCCTGCCCCGTGGCAGCAGGACGCAAGCCTGTCCCTCAGGGCCTGGAACTGGACTGGTGAGGAGGCGAGCAGTCATCAGGGGGACATTCGGGGGTGCCAGGTGGTGACCGTGGGGCTGAGACATCTTCTTTCTCCCCAGGGGTCCCTGGAGGTGAGCCTGAGCCAGCCCACTCGCAACAGCAGCGGCTCGGAGCGGTGAGTGACCCCCTGCCTCTGGCCTGCCGGGCATCCCGTCACGTCCCTTGCATGGtgctgtgggagctgggggCCTGGCACACAGTGGGAGGATGTACTGGTACCAGTGTGCATTGTACCATCCTGCCCACGGGGCCAGCACCATGCTGTGCTGATCTATTGGACAGAGCAGGggacagcagagccaggaatgCCAcgctccatccccatccctggtgCATCCTCGGGCACGTCTCCATCCCTCTGCCATGCCGGGTGGCTTGGCTGCTGTTGGGCTTAGCTGATGGGTGCTGTCTGTGGCTCCTCCTGTGCCACGAGGCTCTGCCGGGCCATGTCCACCAGCGGAGGCTGTGCCCTGGGGCTGTGTGTGCCTGGAGAGACGGGGTGCTGGGGCACAGGGGCCTGCTCGCTCCCCGTCCTCCCAGTGCCGACGCTGCTGCCAACATTCCTTCCTGGTTGTTCATTTTCCGAATTCCTTGGCAGGGCCGCGACTGCAAACAGCTTATTTTTAGCCAGGGTCATCTGCACCCGATGGCTCTGCTGCGTTCCCACCGCGGGGTTGTGGGGTGTCCAGTCCCCCTCAGGACCTGGCTCACCCCAGCCCTCGGGCTGGCTCCCTGCTCGGGGGCCGTGGGAGGCACCTGTCAGCACCCGGGCTGAGCTCCGTGTCGTCCCCAGGTCCCTGCTTGTTGCGGAGGAGATGCGCAGCCTCATCGTGGAGAAGGGCCCGGGGCCAGTGGAGGATGACCCCGACGCTCTCGTGAAAGGTGGGCATAGGGGCCTCTGCCTCCGGAGTAGCCGCGGCacagccagggctggcaggatTGTGCCCTGACTGTAGCTGGATCCCATCCCAGAAGGGCAGGGGGCACCGGCTGGGCTGGTGCCAGGCAgaccctgccctgtgccagagAGCCGGTGGGGCGGATGGTGCCGGTGATGGGGGCTGAGGCTTCCCCTTCCCAGGCTGGCTGCAGCGGGAGGTGCGGGGCGGCGTGAAGACCCCCTGGATCCGGCCTCGGAAATACTGGTTCGTGCTGACGCCCGACTCCCTGGACTACTACAGCAGCAACGAGAAGGGGGCCCGGCGGCTGGGCTCCCTCGTGCTCACCAGCCTCTGCTCTGTGCTCTGGCCGGACAAGCAGACCTACAAGGAAACGGGTAAGGCGCCTGCATCCCTTGGTCAGGCCGGCACTTTCGTGGCCCCTCGTGCCCTGCATCACCCTCCCAGCCCGGGGGGCCTCCGTCACCCAGAGGAGGGGCTATGCCAAGCCCTGGGGCGTCAAGCCGgcccagctggggcaggagtCCTTGGGGTTATGGTGCTGGTGGTCAGCGGGTGAGCTGTATGTCTCTCGCAGGCTACTGGAGTGTGACGGTGTTTGGCAGGAAGCATTGCTACCGCCTGTACACGGAGCACCTGAATGAGGCCGTGCACTGGGTATGCGCGGTGCAGAAGGTCATCGACAGCAAAGCGCCTGTACAGAcgcccacccagctgctcatGCGTGATGTCGAGGTGAGCCCATGGCACGGGGCTGCCCGTGCCTGCAGCCGTCGGCAGGGCCAGGACGGACGGTTGGGGCCTCACGTGCCCTGGGGCGGTGGTGGGTGCCTGTGCCGGGCACTCGGCCCGGCAACCCCTCTGTAGCTGCTGCCATCGCTTCACCCTCCCAGGAGCACTGCGGCAGCCCCGAGGTCCTGGAGCAGATCTACCGCTGCAACCCCATCCTGCGCTACACCAGCAGCCCCCTCTACGCTCCCTTGCTGCCCTTCCCTTACGGCAGCCTGGACCAAAGCGGTGAGGGGCAGGCGGGGGCTGCAAAGTCTGGTCCCGCACCCCAGGCTGGTGGGAGTGATGGCAGGGCTGGGCGCTGGGCGGCATGGGCAGATGCTGGGCTGGGCTCTGTCCAGCCCTAGGTGCAGGTATGGCACCTGGCTGCTGGTGAGGGGGGCCTGGGGAAGCCCATGGGGCTATTAACCCCCATCTtgtcccccagcccccagcccccacagCTACACCACGCTGCGTGACGAAGCCGTGAAGCTCTTCAACTCATTGCAGCAGCTGGAGTTGGAGCGGGATCCAGTGCCGCTGATGCAGGGCGTCCTGCAGACCTGCCTGGACCTGCCGCCGCTGGTGGACGAGATCTACTGCCAGCTGGTGAAGCAGACCACAGAGCCGCCGGCACCGGGCGGGCAGGGCGACTTGCACTACTGGCAGCTGCTCACCTGCATGAGCTGCAccttcctgccctccccgcCCGTCCTGCGCTTCCTGCACTTCCACCTGGACAGGTGAGTGCTGGCAAAGCCGCTGGGAGCTGGCTGCGGGCAGGGAGCTTGCCAGGTGCCAGGGCCCCCATCGTGTCAGCGCAGCCGTGACCCTCCTGGTGTCTCTTGCAGGACAGAGAGCCGGTTCCCCACCTCGGAGATGGCCAAGTATGCCTGCTTCATCCGGGAGGCGCTGGGGAAGACGAAGGGGCGGGAGTGCGTGCCCTCACTGGAGGAGATCTTGATGCTGATGCGGCGGCAGGAGATGATCTGCACAGTGCACTGCCCAGGGGCGCCTGCCTGCAGCGTGGCCATCAGCTCCCACACCACGGCCGAGGAGGTGAGGGGCTGCATCCGTGCCAGGCAGGGGGGTTAGGACATTTTGGCACATGGGGCTGGGTGGGTGGCGTACTGTGGGAGGTGGGGGGCTCCTCTGGGTATCTCCCAGCTGAACTGCTGTGGAGAGGGCCTGGGGGCCACCTGCCTTTGCCTGCCATGACCTGTCTGTGTCCCTTTGCAGCCCTGAGCGCCGCGGCCAGGGACACGCAGTCAGCGTCGGTTGCCTTTGTCTCGCCCCAGGTGGCCCGGGAGCTGGTGTCGCGCCTGGGGCTGTCCCAGAGCCCCAACCTC contains:
- the PLEKHH3 gene encoding pleckstrin homology domain-containing family H member 3, with translation MPFPGGLWWLLCCRQGFTLLRRDYGDADREADGEAEEEEASFELRAQGDQGSLEVSLSQPTRNSSGSERSLLVAEEMRSLIVEKGPGPVEDDPDALVKGWLQREVRGGVKTPWIRPRKYWFVLTPDSLDYYSSNEKGARRLGSLVLTSLCSVLWPDKQTYKETGYWSVTVFGRKHCYRLYTEHLNEAVHWVCAVQKVIDSKAPVQTPTQLLMRDVEEHCGSPEVLEQIYRCNPILRYTSSPLYAPLLPFPYGSLDQSAPSPHSYTTLRDEAVKLFNSLQQLELERDPVPLMQGVLQTCLDLPPLVDEIYCQLVKQTTEPPAPGGQGDLHYWQLLTCMSCTFLPSPPVLRFLHFHLDRTESRFPTSEMAKYACFIREALGKTKGRECVPSLEEILMLMRRQEMICTVHCPGAPACSVAISSHTTAEEVARELVSRLGLSQSPNLFALYEQSRRREQPVGSTTLLADVLTRFENLAGEEQEQDPPCRLCFKHYGFLDTDNVPRDSLEFALLFEQAHEMVLRGYVPTSEETLQTLAALRLQSLNSDFSTHAPFPRLEELFPPHVLHARLPPPRRRPPTKCRGARLRAGLLAGGLWGQALAKQRAERDQRLRGRLREEGASTMAAIVEKWKLLQGMGRPEAMAAYVALVREWPGFGSTLFDVDLHMSPVGAGPQRLWLGIGAKAVSLYKPGEPEPLDSFCYGRISSFGASDSSTFRLSVEDRDLLFETSQVDEIAQLLNTYLASTGTWLPPRPQEPATSPPTSDPTAPPQGLCPAAGPWQHRPPVGSFRS